The following coding sequences are from one Ornithodoros turicata isolate Travis chromosome 1, ASM3712646v1, whole genome shotgun sequence window:
- the LOC135387628 gene encoding beta-2-glycoprotein 1-like has translation MFVACTSILLFFTDSIEALTNGRCSAEDDTAHATFYSFDAYKDFYDDGDHANYTCQPGHRTNKVPRYREAVCRNGVWIYGAGNDNLQCYPVNCGYPGNIDHGTVIESVFTFPNSVTFKCDRGYRIEKNVKMHCQSDGKWSPPELPNCARIQCVQLTAPANSKIETIDRDFRGVVRYTCNLGFSAVGNVERHCEGQGTWSGTEPTFEEVKCPPPLAPNHGTFSGTDTRVGSKVTYTCDADGSTQTVVCLIEGFWSQDPIACPAPITQGPSRTESTTKTTSAQPSYLSRYQGGRTASCGVDDRDGF, from the coding sequence ATGTTTGTTGCATGCACCAGCATTCTGCTATTCTTCACTGACAGCATCGAGGCCCTTACAAATGGGAGGTGTAGCGCCGAGGACGATACAGCTCATGCAACGTTTTACAGCTTCGACGCGTACAAAGACTTCTACGATGATGGTGATCACGCAAACTACACCTGCCAACCCGGACACAGAACGAACAAGGTACCAAGGTACAGAGAAGCTGTCTGCCGAAACGGTGTGTGGATATATGGAGCGGGCAATGACAATCTACAGTGTTATCCAGTCAACTGTGGCTACCCTGGCAACATCGACCATGGCACCGTCATCGAATCTGTGTTCACGTTCCCGAACTCAGTAACGTTTAAATGCGATCGAGGCTACCGTATTGAGAAAAATGTAAAAATGCATTGCCAGTCAGACGGAAAGTGGTCGCCGCCGGAACTGCCGAACTGCGCACGGATCCAATGTGTGCAGCTCACCGCACCAGCGAACAGTAAGATTGAGACAATCGATAGGGACTTTAGGGGAGTAGTGCGTTACACCTGCAACCTGGGCTTCAGTGCTGTCGGCAACGTTGAACGTCACTGCGAAGGTCAGGGTACATGGAGCGGAACTGAGCCCACGTTTGAGGAAGTCAAGTGTCCTCCGCCACTGGCCCCCAACCATGGTACGTTTTCTGGCACTGACACCCGTGTTGGATCGAAAGTGACGTACACATGCGACGCCGATGGCTCAACGCAGACAGTAGTGTGTCTCATTGAAGGGTTTTGGTCACAGGACCCCATAGCCTGCCCTGCTCCAATTACACAGGGACCCTCACGGACGGAGAgtacaacaaaaacaacttccGCACAACCTAGCTACCTCAGCCGCTACCAAGGGGGAAGGACCGCATCCTGTGGAGTCGACGACAGGGACGGATTCTGA